ACCTTTTATTGTGAAACCTCCAAATGTCTTTTCTATTTTACGAAAAAGGAAAACAAAAGAGTGCTTAGAGATTTCGCATCCCCTGGCAATTACTATTCCCATCTTTATGAAGGACCGTATAAATCGACTCAAGAATTACTGCGCAAGCTCAGCCCGCCGAAGAAATGAATAGCTTTTCAGAAATAATTCCAGATTGTTTTTTTAGATAATCGAAGATTACTATGATTGACCTATCATTGAATCAATATCGTCCAGATTTTGTCTCGCCTCCAGGGGAAACGTTAAAAGAAGTACTCGACTCGCTCGGCAGAACGCATTCCGATTTGGCGGAAAAAACTGGCTGTTCCCAAATTTCTATTAATGGCATTATTCAAGGCGAGAAATCCATTACCGCCGAGATGGCTAATCAATTGGAAAAAGCGTTAGGATTCTCTGCTTCTTTCTGGATCAACCGCGAAAACCAATATAGAGAGTCTTTAGCGCTAGTGGAAGAAAACCCTACTCGGATCAATGTCGAGGGGATTCATGAGGCGTAATTCTTCACTCTCTTGAGTTCGATTCCTCTCCTCCCAGCCATCCCTTCAAAAAAGCGCCTCAAAACGGTTCTCCGAACCATCTCGATCAAACGTTATTCGAATAGAAAAAAATTTACGGATTTTTGAATAAAAAATGATTCCGTCCCCTTGTTTTTCTTTTATGCAAATGTTATGCTTATATAACAAGAGTAATAAAGGAAGTTCATCCGGTTCGTAAAATAAGCGTAGAATCGCGGACGGCCATGACGCAATCGATTATCAACGACGCCACCTATTGGCGCTCTTTCGAAGAAAATAAAGTGACGCATTCCGTCGCCCACTACCTGATGGCGATCGATCAGTTGCACTCCGATCTGGGATACGCCCGCGTGACGGACGTCGCCGGACGCCTGGGCATCTCGCGCGGGGCGGCCTCCATCGCGCTTTCCCAATTGAAGGAGCGCGGGCTGGTCTCGGAAGACCCTAATCGTTTTCTGCTGCTTACGGAAGAAGGGCGGCGCCTCGCCCGATCCGTGGAACATAATTTCGTTTTGCTCGCCTGCTTCTTCGAAAATATTCTCGGCGTATCCTCGGACGCCGCCCGCGCCGACGCCTGCAAGATGGAACATCTTCTCAGCGAAGAGTCGTCGGAAGCCTTAGTTCGTTTTCTTCAAGTAATCTTTTCCAATCGGAAATGGGTAAAAGAACTCATCGCTCAAGTCAACGTTCACGGCGCATTATGTTCTAAGGATGGATCGTGCCCCCTATGCGAACCCCTCGGCGAATGCCTGATGCCGCCGGATGCGATCGAAGAATGTCCCCTTAGCCAGTCGATTTACAACGTATCTGCGAGCGCTTCAAGAAAGGATGTAAAGAAGTGAAGGAGCATTTTTTGGTTGATTGCCGATCGGGCGCGTCGGGCGTCGTTTCGCGCGTAGGAGCCGATTCTTTTCTCGCCGCCCGTCTTCAGGAATTGGGCATTTTGCCGGGCGTTTGGATCCGCGTCGTGCGATCCGGCGATCCCGTCATCCTGCAAATCGGCGATTCCCGTTTCTGCGTTCGCGCCAGGGACCTACGGGGTTTTTCCCTATATCTTTACGATGGGGATTCGGACGACGCGGGATACTCCGCCATTTTCCCCTC
This genomic interval from Candidatus Omnitrophota bacterium contains the following:
- a CDS encoding FeoA family protein; its protein translation is MKEHFLVDCRSGASGVVSRVGADSFLAARLQELGILPGVWIRVVRSGDPVILQIGDSRFCVRARDLRGFSLYLYDGDSDDAGYSAIFPSELSPAPAEPALSMTGASEPSWGNSSNLQL
- a CDS encoding HigA family addiction module antitoxin; the protein is MIDLSLNQYRPDFVSPPGETLKEVLDSLGRTHSDLAEKTGCSQISINGIIQGEKSITAEMANQLEKALGFSASFWINRENQYRESLALVEENPTRINVEGIHEA
- a CDS encoding metal-dependent transcriptional regulator, which codes for MTQSIINDATYWRSFEENKVTHSVAHYLMAIDQLHSDLGYARVTDVAGRLGISRGAASIALSQLKERGLVSEDPNRFLLLTEEGRRLARSVEHNFVLLACFFENILGVSSDAARADACKMEHLLSEESSEALVRFLQVIFSNRKWVKELIAQVNVHGALCSKDGSCPLCEPLGECLMPPDAIEECPLSQSIYNVSASASRKDVKK